One stretch of bacterium DNA includes these proteins:
- the flgB gene encoding flagellar basal body rod protein FlgB gives MSLKDMIFDKTPIPTLAKGLDAFSRRQRSIAHNLANIETPGYQRRYVRFEEELKSVLDSKNAALKVTSEGHLPFTNGLFDKLEGTIFTDQETPPINGVNNVSLDQEMADLATNNLHYQTSARLIRLYFDGLRNAIRGGGAS, from the coding sequence ATGTCTCTGAAAGATATGATCTTCGACAAGACTCCGATCCCGACGTTAGCGAAGGGATTGGATGCATTCTCACGTCGCCAGCGTTCCATCGCTCACAATCTTGCCAATATCGAAACACCGGGGTACCAGCGACGTTATGTCCGATTCGAAGAAGAGTTAAAATCGGTTCTCGATTCAAAAAATGCCGCATTGAAAGTGACGTCGGAAGGACACCTTCCCTTCACGAACGGTCTTTTCGACAAATTGGAAGGAACGATTTTTACCGATCAGGAGACACCCCCGATTAACGGTGTGAATAATGTTTCCTTAGACCAAGAAATGGCGGACTTGGCAACCAACAACCTGCATTACCAGACTTCCGCTCGATTGATTCGACTCTACTTTGATGGTTTACGAAATGCAATCCGAGGTGGTGGCGCTTCGTAA
- the fliG gene encoding flagellar motor switch protein FliG, with protein sequence MQSASKVNAANLSGKSKAAIFLVALGMKAASGVYKYLTDAEIEMLTTEIARLDNIPSHVIQSVTEEFHQMVLAQEYIASGGLAYAQEVLENALGEQRAIEIIRKVQLSLQVKGFNILQNVDSNQLLAFLQKEHPQTIALVMTQLNPIQAANVMADFPPSLQVEVLYRLAQMERVSPEVLASVERVLESRIDFSQSASKLGGVKSASEILNLMGTRHEKSILAGIARENPQLATEIKNLMFVFEDLINLDDRSLQKVLKEVDNKELAMSLKACSNELKHRILSNMSKRAAEMIEEELSYMGPVRLREVEEVQQRIIDIVRRLEEEGQIVVTGGTTEDQLV encoded by the coding sequence GTGCAGTCTGCGTCGAAAGTCAATGCAGCAAATCTGAGCGGGAAATCAAAAGCAGCGATTTTCTTAGTCGCCTTAGGTATGAAGGCGGCATCGGGTGTGTATAAATATTTAACCGATGCAGAAATCGAGATGCTTACTACTGAAATCGCCCGGCTCGACAACATTCCCTCGCATGTCATACAATCGGTGACGGAAGAGTTCCATCAGATGGTGCTTGCCCAAGAGTACATCGCATCTGGTGGACTGGCGTATGCGCAAGAGGTGTTGGAAAACGCTTTAGGAGAGCAACGCGCGATTGAGATTATCCGCAAGGTTCAGCTCTCCCTGCAAGTAAAAGGTTTTAACATTTTGCAAAACGTTGACAGCAACCAGTTGCTCGCGTTCTTGCAAAAAGAGCACCCGCAAACCATTGCATTGGTAATGACCCAATTGAATCCAATCCAAGCGGCGAATGTGATGGCGGACTTTCCCCCTTCACTGCAGGTCGAGGTTTTATACCGGTTAGCACAGATGGAACGGGTTTCACCGGAAGTACTTGCCTCGGTCGAGCGAGTATTGGAATCACGAATCGACTTCTCACAGAGTGCTTCGAAATTAGGCGGGGTAAAATCGGCTTCGGAAATCCTCAACTTGATGGGTACCCGCCACGAGAAATCGATTTTGGCTGGTATCGCTCGTGAAAATCCTCAACTTGCAACTGAGATTAAAAACTTGATGTTCGTATTCGAAGATTTAATCAATCTCGACGACCGTTCGCTGCAAAAAGTTCTCAAGGAAGTCGACAATAAAGAACTGGCAATGTCGCTCAAAGCGTGTAGCAACGAATTGAAACACCGGATTCTTTCCAATATGTCGAAACGCGCTGCCGAAATGATTGAAGAAGAATTGAGTTATATGGGACCGGTGCGATTGCGGGAAGTGGAAGAAGTGCAGCAACGCATCATCGATATTGTCCGCCGATTGGAAGAAGAAGGACAAATCGTTGTTACCGGCGGTACTACTGAGGATCAACTGGTTTAA
- the flgC gene encoding flagellar basal body rod protein FlgC: MAIRGIFSSMDISASGLLAQRRRLDAVAQNLANSETTRTEEGGPFQRRIVIFGEDKTPFETVSPGVPTKLDIDYSDLDHLSINSALNSYHNLSGVKTNEVRDNTEPELVYDPGHPDADARGYVAYPKINPIQEMTDLIAAARAYEANAAVIQSAKGMFRKALEI, translated from the coding sequence ATGGCAATCCGGGGCATCTTTTCATCGATGGACATTAGTGCCAGCGGGTTATTAGCTCAACGTCGCAGACTCGACGCCGTCGCCCAGAATCTGGCGAACAGCGAGACCACCCGAACCGAAGAAGGGGGACCGTTCCAACGCCGAATTGTAATTTTTGGCGAAGATAAGACCCCGTTTGAAACAGTTTCGCCCGGAGTGCCGACTAAGCTTGACATCGACTACTCGGATCTTGACCACCTTTCGATCAATAGCGCGTTAAACAGTTACCACAACCTGTCGGGGGTAAAGACCAACGAAGTACGTGACAACACCGAGCCGGAGCTGGTTTACGATCCCGGTCATCCCGACGCCGATGCGCGGGGTTATGTTGCGTATCCGAAGATTAATCCGATTCAGGAGATGACCGATTTAATTGCCGCAGCGCGCGCCTATGAAGCGAATGCCGCCGTAATCCAATCGGCAAAAGGGATGTTCCGTAAGGCGCTGGAGATTTAA
- a CDS encoding sigma-54 dependent transcriptional regulator translates to MSQFEGRRIAVVDDERLNLEMLETYLTRNGASVVLFTSAEDALDGLDTTEVDAVVTDVKLGGMTGLELLKKLRPKNPNLPVLMMTAYGTIESAVEAMYEGAYYYLTKPFKLKEFGLLLARALEHSKLIEENIRLKQALQEHQPPAGIIGGSAVMRDVLSLINQVAPTQSNVLILGESGTGKEVVARAIHQRSTRTEGSFVSVNCAALPEGLIESELFGHVRGSFTGAIRDYKGKFEMAENGTILLDEVSEMPLSLQPKLLRVIQEREYFRVGSGEIKKTNVRVIATSNRNLQEEVAKGRFRQDLYFRLNVIPIQLPPLRDRKEDILELVKFFVDRFAKECKKEITGLSEDAMVVLRGYNWPGNVRELENAIERAVVLANCNRLEKHHFLHLIGTNVQTKGGSLSGTVGLSMHELEKQHLLATLSAQGFNRTRTAEILDISIRTLRNKINEYRAEGTFIGESGGDNDE, encoded by the coding sequence ATGAGTCAGTTTGAGGGACGACGAATCGCCGTGGTAGATGACGAGCGATTGAATCTGGAAATGCTCGAGACGTACCTGACTCGCAACGGCGCCAGCGTTGTACTATTCACCAGTGCTGAAGATGCCCTCGATGGATTGGATACCACTGAAGTTGACGCGGTTGTCACCGATGTCAAGCTCGGCGGCATGACCGGTTTGGAACTACTAAAGAAACTTCGTCCGAAGAATCCGAATTTACCTGTTCTGATGATGACTGCTTACGGCACCATCGAGTCCGCCGTAGAGGCGATGTACGAAGGCGCTTACTACTATCTGACGAAACCGTTCAAGTTGAAAGAGTTTGGTTTGTTACTCGCCCGCGCGCTGGAACACTCCAAGTTAATCGAAGAAAACATCCGGTTGAAACAAGCACTGCAGGAACACCAACCTCCTGCCGGTATCATCGGCGGCAGCGCTGTAATGCGGGACGTACTAAGTCTTATCAACCAAGTTGCCCCAACCCAATCCAATGTGTTAATTCTCGGCGAATCCGGAACCGGTAAAGAGGTTGTCGCGCGTGCAATCCACCAACGCTCAACCCGTACCGAAGGTTCATTTGTCTCGGTTAATTGTGCGGCATTGCCGGAAGGGCTCATCGAATCAGAATTGTTCGGCCATGTTCGCGGCTCCTTTACCGGTGCAATTCGGGATTACAAGGGAAAGTTTGAAATGGCGGAAAACGGCACCATTCTTCTGGATGAAGTGTCGGAAATGCCGTTATCATTGCAGCCAAAATTGTTGCGGGTGATTCAGGAGCGGGAGTATTTTCGCGTCGGTTCTGGCGAGATAAAAAAAACCAATGTGAGAGTGATAGCGACTTCCAATCGCAATCTGCAGGAAGAAGTTGCGAAAGGGCGATTCCGGCAGGATTTGTATTTCCGGTTAAACGTTATTCCCATTCAATTGCCCCCGTTGCGGGATCGGAAAGAAGATATTTTGGAATTGGTGAAGTTCTTTGTTGACCGCTTCGCAAAAGAGTGCAAAAAGGAAATAACCGGATTGAGCGAAGATGCAATGGTGGTGTTGCGTGGATATAATTGGCCCGGCAATGTCCGTGAGTTGGAAAATGCAATCGAAAGAGCAGTGGTATTGGCGAATTGCAATCGGTTGGAAAAACATCACTTTCTCCACTTGATCGGAACAAATGTGCAGACGAAGGGGGGATCGCTCTCAGGAACGGTTGGTCTTTCGATGCATGAACTCGAAAAACAACATCTTCTTGCGACGTTGAGCGCTCAAGGGTTTAACCGTACCCGTACCGCCGAAATCCTTGACATTTCGATTCGTACGCTTCGCAACAAGATCAACGAGTATCGTGCCGAAGGAACATTCATTGGTGAGTCTGGGGGAGACAACGACGAGTAA
- the fliE gene encoding flagellar hook-basal body complex protein FliE gives MSAEKIGRFAGNLHSMTDQSLRPHMEGLPKREPGEIQSELPNIPFSKHIDPSQSQSGSERVSFGNTLEGMLKEVSSLQQQAKIGTERMLTGEVEDVHQVMVAVEKASTSFLLMMEIRNKLVEAYREVMRMQV, from the coding sequence ATGTCCGCCGAAAAAATTGGACGTTTCGCTGGAAACCTACATTCCATGACCGACCAGTCACTACGGCCGCATATGGAAGGTCTTCCCAAACGCGAACCGGGTGAGATCCAATCCGAGCTACCGAACATTCCGTTCTCGAAGCATATCGATCCTTCCCAGTCGCAATCTGGCAGTGAACGGGTTTCCTTTGGGAATACTCTGGAAGGGATGCTCAAGGAAGTCAGCAGTCTGCAGCAACAAGCAAAAATAGGCACCGAACGAATGCTGACCGGTGAAGTCGAGGATGTCCATCAAGTGATGGTGGCTGTCGAAAAAGCGAGTACAAGTTTCCTTCTGATGATGGAAATCCGAAACAAATTAGTTGAAGCTTATCGCGAAGTAATGCGGATGCAGGTATAA
- the fliF gene encoding flagellar basal-body MS-ring/collar protein FliF codes for MNLSGRELVLQSRQTWGRLTNGQRITFGMLIVGSVIAISLLMWWSSKPDYAVLFSGLNEQDGGKVINYLQESNIPYKFEMGGSTIKIPRENLYDTRLKLASLGLPEQKGVGYELFDKVNFGMSDFMQKLNYRRALEGELARTIISMDEVEAARVHLVMPEESLFKEKEKPITASVVLKLKSNHQLTQGQIQGLSFLVAGAVEGLSTEKVTIVDNKGNVLSNLMDRDPVAALSATQLQMQQQVEQSVIANLQSMLDRLLGQNKAIVRATAELDFKRIEEQRELYDNTNPAVRSEERTEATSSGGPSGNTNNENTVTNYEVSRTVQKIVNSTGGIKRLSLSVLIDGVYKKTGEGDDVKSEYQPRNDIEMTQIAKAIRGAVGFDSTRGDLLEISNVAFDVTQIEEQKEEFKQTERMEFWRMVIERGVLILGALIILFMIRGFLKRTAKSTQTALERTLVELSPRPPDQLGSGAMPASAGALMSGTDGFGRRTEEARKMLPDFDSEVSEEVAVMKQMQDQLEEFAMKKPESAARLLKSWLIE; via the coding sequence ATGAATTTAAGCGGCCGAGAACTTGTTCTGCAGTCACGTCAGACCTGGGGCCGGCTAACAAACGGTCAGCGCATTACATTTGGCATGCTGATCGTTGGTAGTGTGATTGCGATCTCCTTGTTAATGTGGTGGTCATCCAAACCTGACTATGCAGTGTTGTTTAGTGGACTCAACGAACAGGATGGCGGGAAAGTCATCAACTATCTGCAAGAGTCGAACATCCCCTACAAATTCGAGATGGGTGGCAGTACCATCAAAATCCCGCGCGAAAATCTTTACGATACTCGCCTAAAGCTTGCCAGTCTTGGACTCCCCGAACAAAAAGGGGTCGGTTATGAGCTGTTCGATAAAGTTAATTTCGGTATGAGCGACTTCATGCAGAAGTTGAATTACCGGCGTGCACTCGAAGGGGAATTGGCGCGAACGATAATCTCGATGGATGAAGTGGAAGCGGCAAGAGTACACTTAGTGATGCCCGAAGAATCGTTGTTCAAAGAAAAGGAAAAGCCGATAACAGCCTCGGTCGTTTTGAAGTTAAAATCAAACCATCAACTCACACAGGGACAAATCCAAGGACTTAGTTTTTTAGTTGCTGGAGCAGTCGAAGGACTATCGACCGAAAAAGTAACGATTGTCGACAACAAAGGGAATGTTCTTTCCAATCTGATGGATCGCGACCCGGTCGCCGCCCTTTCCGCGACACAGTTACAGATGCAGCAGCAAGTCGAACAATCGGTCATAGCTAATCTTCAATCAATGCTCGACCGGTTATTGGGACAAAACAAAGCGATTGTCCGGGCAACAGCGGAACTCGATTTCAAACGGATTGAGGAACAGCGCGAACTATACGACAACACCAATCCGGCTGTTCGCAGCGAAGAACGTACCGAAGCCACGAGCAGTGGCGGTCCCAGTGGTAACACCAATAATGAAAATACCGTTACGAATTACGAAGTCAGCCGCACAGTTCAGAAAATTGTAAACAGCACCGGTGGAATAAAGCGCCTTTCGTTATCAGTATTAATCGATGGCGTCTACAAAAAGACCGGCGAAGGCGATGATGTAAAATCAGAGTATCAACCGCGTAATGACATCGAAATGACTCAGATTGCGAAAGCGATTCGCGGCGCGGTCGGTTTCGATTCCACTCGAGGCGATTTATTGGAGATCTCGAATGTCGCCTTCGATGTCACCCAAATCGAAGAGCAAAAAGAAGAGTTTAAGCAAACCGAGCGAATGGAATTCTGGCGGATGGTGATCGAGCGCGGCGTATTGATACTCGGCGCTTTGATTATCCTGTTTATGATTCGCGGCTTCTTGAAACGGACGGCAAAATCGACCCAAACGGCTTTAGAGCGAACACTGGTCGAGTTATCGCCTCGTCCACCGGATCAATTAGGCAGTGGTGCGATGCCGGCAAGTGCAGGCGCTTTAATGTCCGGCACTGACGGTTTCGGACGTCGCACCGAAGAAGCAAGAAAAATGCTCCCTGATTTTGATTCTGAGGTGTCGGAAGAAGTCGCAGTTATGAAACAGATGCAGGATCAATTAGAAGAATTTGCGATGAAGAAACCAGAGAGTGCAGCAAGATTACTTAAATCATGGCTGATTGAGTAG
- a CDS encoding FliH/SctL family protein, producing the protein MRPPKQTDPLEATTVKSRRHSYNNDDVSMEEPIWVKPNPVKHIPSTPITSERGDPFQLARKLASERNEERDNAVNAAYAKGYAEGSAVADAAAHEKLVKIAEQLDDYAQSIDTKLETIYQELAPTITKLALEIAKKAVATELTLSPILVTEIAKQICKEIGDRSGMTVRFHPDDVTVLQQAGVDLTSILSATNKISVEPSHGIARGGCIVETIEGQWDGRIETRWNEITNSLLELSGETSERIDE; encoded by the coding sequence ATGAGACCACCGAAACAAACCGATCCGTTGGAAGCAACCACTGTGAAATCACGGCGGCACTCCTACAATAACGACGATGTTTCGATGGAAGAACCGATTTGGGTAAAACCGAATCCAGTTAAGCACATCCCTTCGACTCCTATCACATCAGAACGCGGTGATCCATTTCAATTGGCGCGCAAACTCGCCAGCGAGCGAAATGAAGAGCGGGATAACGCCGTCAACGCTGCCTACGCCAAAGGCTATGCCGAGGGAAGCGCAGTCGCGGATGCCGCCGCCCACGAAAAACTCGTTAAGATCGCCGAGCAGTTAGACGACTACGCCCAGAGTATCGATACCAAACTGGAAACGATCTATCAGGAATTGGCTCCAACCATTACTAAACTTGCCTTGGAAATTGCAAAGAAAGCGGTTGCCACCGAGCTTACTCTTTCGCCAATTCTCGTTACCGAAATTGCGAAACAGATTTGTAAAGAGATCGGCGACCGTTCCGGCATGACCGTTCGATTCCATCCCGACGATGTAACAGTGTTGCAACAGGCGGGGGTCGATTTAACGTCAATCCTGAGTGCAACCAATAAAATCAGTGTCGAACCGAGTCATGGCATTGCCCGTGGCGGTTGCATTGTCGAAACCATCGAAGGACAATGGGACGGACGGATCGAAACCC